A section of the Raphanus sativus cultivar WK10039 unplaced genomic scaffold, ASM80110v3 Scaffold1088, whole genome shotgun sequence genome encodes:
- the LOC130503724 gene encoding uncharacterized protein LOC130503724 → MVRSELGRRRFLSRAEMAPASMISRRSCSMSPTLETIFEERSDNFNHQDYYSKVVVGQHRLFLIVPAIISAVSCVLLYRHDRVVRFS, encoded by the coding sequence ATGGTCAGATCAGAACTAGGAAGAAGGAGGTTTTTATCTCGAGCTGAAATGGCGCCGGCGTCAATGATTTCTCGCCGGAGCTGTTCAATGTCTCCGACACTAGAGACCATATTTGAAGAAAGGTCCGATAATTTTAACCATCAAGATTATTATTCAAAAGTCGTTGTGGGACAACACCGTCTCTTCCTTATCGTTCCGGCGATTATATCGGCCGTGTCTTGTGTTTTGCTGTATAGACATGATCGTGTTGTTCGATTTTCTTGA